A region of Vigna radiata var. radiata cultivar VC1973A chromosome 6, Vradiata_ver6, whole genome shotgun sequence DNA encodes the following proteins:
- the LOC106764286 gene encoding 17.9 kDa class II heat shock protein-like — MDFRVMGLESPLFHTLHRMMDMSDEGAGEKTHNAPTQTYVRDAKAMAATAADVKEYQNSYVFLVDMPGLKSGDIKVQVEDDNVLLISGERKRKEEKEGVKYLRMERRVGKFMRKFVLPENANTDAISAVCQDGVLSVTVQKLPPPEPKKPRTIEVKIA; from the coding sequence ATGGATTTCAGGGTGATGGGTTTGGAATCCCCACTGTTCCACACACTGCACCGCATGATGGACATGTCGGACGAGGGTGCAGGGGAAAAGACACACAATGCTCCGACACAGACATACGTGCGAGACGCGAAAGCGATGGCTGCAACAGCTGCGGATGTGAAAGAATATCAGAATTCCTACGTGTTCCTGGTCGACATGCCGGGGTTGAAATCTGGTGACATAAAAGTTCAGGTTGAAGATGATAACGTGCTTTTGATTAGCGgggagagaaaaaggaaagaagagaaagaaggggTGAAGTATCTGAGAATGGAACGAAGAGTTGGGAAATTCATGCGGAAGTTTGTTTTACCTGAAAATGCAAACACTGATGCAATCTCTGCTGTGTGTCAAGATGGGGTTCTTAGTGTTACTGTGCAGAAATTGCCTCCTCCTGAACCTAAGAAGCCTAGGACTATTGAAGTGAAGATTGCTTGA